The following coding sequences are from one Humulus lupulus chromosome X, drHumLupu1.1, whole genome shotgun sequence window:
- the LOC133806760 gene encoding secreted RxLR effector protein 161-like yields MKANAKLCAHEGKDLQDGAIYRQLVGSLIYLTWTRPDISYAVDVASRYMQHPKKPHLEAVRRMLRYVKDTINYGLLYKKGDEVKIVGYYDANYAGDHDTRRSTTGYVFKLGSRALSWCSKR; encoded by the coding sequence ATGAAAGCTAATGCCAAGTTATGCGCGCATGAAGGGAAGGACTTGCAAGATGGAGCAATATACCGACAGTTGGTTGGTAGTCTAATTTATCTAACATGGACTCGACCAGATATCTCGTATGCAGTTGATGTAGCAAGTCGGTATATGCAACACCCAAAGAAACCTCATTTGGAAGCAGTGCGGCGAATGCTGAGGTATGTCAAAGATACCATTAACTATGGTCTCTTATATAAGAAAGGTGACGAGGTTAAGATAGTTGGATACTATGATGCTAATTATGCTGGAGATCATGATACCCGTCGATCAACTACTGGGTATGTATTCAAGCTTGGATCTAGAGCTTTATCTTGGTGTAGTAAAAGGTAA